From the Anaeromyxobacter dehalogenans 2CP-1 genome, the window AGAAGGAGATCTGCTCGAAGGCGAACGCCTCCGGCAAGCCGGTCATCATCGCCACCCAGATGCTGAACTCGATGATGGAGCACCCGCGCCCCACCCGCGCCGAGGCGTCCGACGTGGCGAACGGGATCTGGGACGGTGCCGACGCGGTGATGCTCTCCGGCGAGACCGCCAGCGGCCGCTTCCCGCTCGCGGCGGTGCAGATGATGGACCGCATCGTGCGCGAGGCGGAGGCGGGCTCGCCGGCCGCGCTCCACGCGCGCGTCCCGCCGCCGGCGCGCCCGGCGCCGTTCAACCTGGTGACCGCGTCGGCCGCCTGCGAGGCCGCCGAGGCCGCCGGGGCGGTCGCGATCTGCTGCTTCACGCTGCGCGGCGAGACCGCGCGGCTGCTCGCGCACTTCCGCCCGCGGGTGCCGATCGTCGCGTTCTCGCCGGACCAGTCCATCCGCCGGCGCCTGGCGCTGTACTGGGGCGTGCTGCCGAAGGTGATGGAGCCGGTGAAGAACGCCGACCTCATGGCCGAGATCGTCTCCGACCGGCTCCTCGAGGAGAAGCTGGTGAAGCCGGGCGACCGGGTGGTGCTGGTGCACGGCTCGCCGCTCGGCCTGCCCGGCCAGACGAACTCCATCCGCCTGCACGAGATCACCCACCCGTCCGATCGCGGGCCCACCCAGCGCTACCGCGTCCCGGTGTAGCGCCGCCGGCCCCATCCGGCCCGCCGCCCCGGCGGCGTCCCCCTCGCAGGAGAACCGCATGGACATCCCCGCCCTGCAGCGCGCGCTGGCCGAGTCGAAGCTCGACGGCTGGCTGCTCTACGACTTCCACGGCCAGAACCCGACCGCGGTGAGCGCCCTCGACCTCGCCGGCCACATGCTCACCCGGCGCTGGTTCTACCTCGTGCCGCGCGCCGGCGAGCCGGTGGCGCTCGTGCACCAGATCGAGCTCGGCTCCTTCCCGCGCCACGTGCCCGGGGCGCGGCGCGGCTACTCGTCATGGCAGTCGCTCCGCGGCGAGCTGAGCGCGCTGCTGGGCGGGCTGGGGCCGCGGGCGCGCATCGCCATGGAGTACTGCCCGGAGGGCGCCATCCCGACCCTGTCGCGGGTGGACGGCGGCACGCTCGAGCTGGTGCGCGGCTACGGCGTCGAGGTGGTGAGCTCCGCCGAGCTGGTGCAGCGCTTCCTGTGCCGCTGGGACGACGCGCAGGTGGAGAGCCACCGGCGGGCGCTCGCGGCCATCGACGCGGCCAAGGACGAGGCGTTCCAGCGGATCGGCGCCGCGCAGCGGAAGGGCGAGCGGATCCTCGAGACCGACGTGCAGCGGTTCCTGATGGAGCGCTTCGCCGCCGCGGACCTCGAGACCGACCACCCGCCCATCGTGGCGGTGAACGGCCACGCGGGCGACCCGCACTACGTGCCCTCCGAGGCCACCCCCACGCCGGTCGAGCGCGGCGACCTCGTGCTCATCGACCTGTGGGCCCGCGGCAAGGGTCCGCGCGACGTCTACGCGGACATCACCTGGGTCGGCTACTGCGGGGAGAAGCCGCCGCCGAAGGTGCAGGAGGTCTTCGACGTGGTCTCCGGCGCGCGCGACGTGGGCCTCGCCACGGTGGAGCAGGCGTTCCGCGACGGGCGCACGCTGCAGGGCTGGGAGGTCGATCGCGCGGTGCGCGACTTCATCTGGTCGAAGGGCTACGGCGAGCGCTTCGTGCACCGCACCGGCCACTCCATCGGCACGAACGTCCACGGCGACGGCGTCAACCTCGACGACCTCGAGACGCACGACACCCGGACGCTCATCCCGGGCCTGGCGTTCTCCATCGAGCCGGGCGTCTACCTGCCGGACGAGGGGCTGGGCGTCCGCTGCGAGATCGACGTGTTCCTCGCCCCCGAGGGCCCCAAGGTGTTCGCGAAGATCCAGCGCGAGCTGGTCCGGATCTGATCGCGCCGCGCCCCGCGCGGCCGGAGGGCCGGCGATGTCGATGACGTTCCCCGGGCTGCCCCCGCCGCCGCCGCCGCCCGAGCCGGTGCTGGCGACGGCGGTGGTGCTCCACCGCGACGGGCCGCGCGGGCGCGAGGCGTTCCTGGTCCGGCGCGGGCGCGACCTCCGCTTCGCGGGCGGCTGGCACGCGTTCCCGGGCGGCCGGCTCGACCCGGAGGACGCGCGCGTGCCGGTGGAGGGCGCGCAGGGCGAGGACGCGCGCCTAGTCGCCTGCGCCGCGCGCGAGCTGTTCGAGGAGACCGGCGTGCTCGCCGCCCGCGGGCGCGAGCGGGTGCCGGCGGCGGCGCGCGAGGCGGCCCGGCGCGCGCTCCTCGACGGGACGCTCGCGTTCGGCGACTTCCTCGCCGCGCACGGGCTCGGGCTCGAGGCGGCGGCGTTCACGCCGGCCGGCCGCTGGGTGACGCCCGAGCACCTGCCGCTCCGCTACGACGCCCGGCTGTTCCTGCTGCCGCTCCCGCCCGGCGAGGCGCCGGTGGTCTGGCCGGGCGAGCTCGCCGACGGCGCCATGGTCCCGGCCGCCGACGCGCTCGGCGCCTGGGGCCGCGGCCAGATGCTGCTCCACCCGCCCAACCTGCACGCGCTGCGCGTGCTCGACCGCCCCGGGCCGATCGACCTCGCCGCCCTGCGCGACCCGCCGCACCGCGACGGACCCATCTGCCGCCGCATCGAGTTCCAGCAGGGCTTCTTCCTCGCCGCGCTGCGCACGCCCACGTTGCCGCCCGCCACGCACACCAACGCGTGGCTGCTCCCGGCGGAGGGCGGCCTCGCGGTGGTGGACCCCGGCGCGCCGGATCCCGCCGAGCAGGCGGTGCTGTTCGGGCTGCTCGACGCGCTCGCCGCCGAGCGGCTCCCGCCGCGCGAGATCTGGCTCACCCACGCGCACCCGGATCACGTCGGCGCGGTGGCGGCGCTCTCGGCGCGGTACGGGCTGCCGGTGCGGGCGCACCCGCTCGCGGCGGGCCGCGCCGGCGCGCCGGTGGAGCCGCTCGGCGAGGGCGACCGGATCGGCGACGGCGGCCGCTTCCGGGTGCTGGAGACGCCCGGCCACGCGCGCGAGCACCTCGCCTTCCTCGACGAGCGGAGCGGGGCGCTCGTGTGCGGCGACCTGGTGAGCACGCTCTCCACCATCGTGATCGACCCGCCCGAGGGCGACATGGCCGAGTACGAGCGGCAGCTCGCGCGGGTGGAGGCGCTCGGGCCGCGCACGATCTACCCGGCGCACGGGCCGCCCGCGCCGGACGCGGTGGGGAAGCTCGCCGCGTACCGGGGCCACCGGCGGGAGCGCGAGGCGCTGGTGGTGGCGGCGCTCGCGGCGGGCGGGACGCTCGCCGAGATCACCGCGCGGGCGTACGCGGACACGCCCGCGCCGCTCCACCCGGTCGCGGCGCGGAGCTGCCTCGCGGTGCTGGAGAAGCTGCGGGGGGCCTCCCGCGCGGAGGAGGCAGGCGGGGTGTGGCGGGCGCGGTGACGGCCGGCCGGGCGCGCCACAGGGGACCCGTCGGATTTCCGAGCGGAAGTCCGCAGAAAGCCGGTATCGGCTGTGTCGCTCCAGACACCAACAGCCGGCAAGGCGTTGAATTCCCTGTCCCCCGTCGAGGGCACATCCGTTGCACAACGCGCCCTCCATGCCTGATCGCGCGAACAAGCTCGCCCGGCTCGCCCTCCTCCTTGCGGGCGCCTTCCTCTTCGGCGGTGCCTCCGCCGAGGTAGCCGTTCGCACGCACCAGGCGGTCGAGCAGCTCAAGGCCGAGCGCGAGATCGGCGCCGCGGGGCAGCTCGTGGCGCTCGAGCTCACCGGCGCCCAGGGCGAGGTGGTGGCGCGCCCGCGCCTGATCGCGCCGCGCGGGAAGGCCGCCGAGCTGGTGCTGCACGATCCCGCCCACCCCGGCGAGATCCGGCTGTCGTTCCGCGTCGAGGCGGACCGCGATCCCACCGGCGACATCGCGCTCGACTACGAGCTGTCGGTCCCCTCGCGCGCGGTGACCGCCCGCGGCAAGATCTCGCTCACCCCGGGCGTGGAGCAGTCGATCCAGCTCGGCGGCGGCGTCCTCGTCGCGACCTGGCTCGCGCTCCCGGTCCCCTCCGCCGGCTTCGACGCCTACCTCGAGTCCGAGGCCGCGGCGCGGCGGGCGGCTGGACGGACGAGCTAGCTGGTTCCCTCGACTGCTCCCTGAACTCCGCGCGGGCCTGCGCGTCCCTCGACTCCGCGCGGCCTGCGCGTCCCTCGACTCCGCGCCGCTGCGCGGCGCTACGCTCGGGATGAGCGATCCTTCATCCGCTCACCCTGAGCGTAGGCGACCCGAAGGGTCGCCGGAGTCGAAGGGTCACCCTGAGCGTAGGCCGCGCCAGAGGCACGGCCGGGGTCGAAGGGCTCCGCTACCTCTCGGCAGCGGCCGCCTCGGCCTCGAGCGCGGCGGCCTCGGCGCGGATGCGGGCGAGGTGATCCACGAGCCGCAGGCGCTGCACCTCGAGGGCGCGCAGCCGGGCGTGGTCCTCGGCGAACGTCGAGGGCTGGGCCGGCGCGCGCGACACCGACGCGCCGCGGGCCACCACCGCGCGCTGCTGGGCGGGGCCGTGCGCGGGCTGGGCGAGCGCGCGGCGCACCTCACCGATGCGCAGGTCCAGCGAGCGCAGCGCGAGGACCACGCGGTCCGCCTCGTCGTGCAGCGCGTCGGCGCGCTCGCGCAGCTCGCCGGCCGGCGCCGCGGCGGGCGGGAGCGCGGCGCGCCCCTCCTGCCGGTCGATCGCGTCCGCGAGCTCCTGCGCGCGGACCAGCAGGCGGCCGAGCTCGCGGCCGACGTCCTCGCCCGCCAGGTGGCGCATCTTGAGCTGCTCGATCCGGGTCGCGATCGCGTCCAGCTCGGCGCGCGCCTCCAGGGCGGGCGTGGCGGTGCCGAGCGTGATGACGAGCGTCAGTTCCGCGAGCATGGTGCGCCCGTCACATGGAGCAACTGCCGTGCCGCGCACGGGACGCGTCCTTACGCGGGCTTGCGACCGTCGGGGCCGCGGAAGGGACGCATTTCCGGGCGGGAACCCTCGGAAAACCGAGCCCTCCGGCACGCGCGCCGGTCACGGGGTGTGCGTCTGCTCGCCGTAGTCCACCGCGCCGAGCTCGCGGCCCGCCTCGTCGTAGCTGGTCCAGCGCCCGCACTGCGCCCCGCCGCAGTGGCGCCCCGCCGCCCTCCGCGCCCCGCCCGGCCAGAACGACGCGAACGCGCCGTCCTGCACCCCGGCGCGCCACCCCGAGGTCTCCTCCACCTGGCCGGACTCGTACCAGATCGTCCAGCGGCCGTGCTTCGCGCCGTGCGCCCAGGCGCCCTCGCGGGCCCGCCGACCGTTGCGGTGGTACTCGACGAACGGGCCGTCGCGCTCGCCCTCGCGGTAGGCGCCCTCGGTCCAGGGCGCGCCGTCGTCGTACCAGGTGCGCGCCGGCCCCTCGCGGCGGTCGTTGCCGGCGGCGTCCTTGCCGGCGCACCACGCCTCGAACCCCTCCGGCGGCGCCGCGCCGCGCGGCTCGGTGCCGGGGGGACAGTCGAGCGGGGCGCCCGCGAGGAGCGCGAGCGCGGCCGCGAGCGCCCAGACGAGCCCGGCCGTCACGCCCCCTCCTCGCCGCGCTCGCCCTGCTTCACGATCCCGTACTTCTCGAGCTTGTAGTAGAGCGCCGACGGCTTGATGCCGAGCAGCCGCGCCGTCTCCGCCTTCACGCCCTTCGCCTTCTCGTAGGCGGCGAGGATGAGCTGCTGCTCCAGGTCCTCGAGGATGTCGGTGAGGCTCCGGTCGCCGCTCGGCACCGGCAGCCCGGTCGGCGCGGGCGCGTGCCGGATCCCCTCGGGCAGGTCCTGCGGCCGCACCGCGTCGCCGTCGGCGAACACCAGCGCCTGCTCCACCACGTTCTCCAGCTCGCGCACGTTGCCGGGCCACGGGTGGCGGCGCAGCAGCTCGAGGGCCTCGGGCGCGAACGAGGTGACGCGCCGCCCGATGCGCGGCGCCAGCCGGGCGAGGAACGCGTGCGCCAGCTCGTCCACGTCCCCGGGCCGCTCGCGGAGCGGCGGGAGCTGGATGGGCACCACGTTCAGCCGGTAGTAGAGGTCCTCGCGGAAGCGCCCCTCCGCCACCATGCGCGTGAGGTCGCGGTTGGTGGCGGAGATCACCCGCACGTCGGTCTCCACCGTCTCCTCGCCGCCGACGCGCTCGAAGCAGCGCTCCTGCAGCACGCGCAGGAGCTTCACCTGCACCGACGGCGGGATCTCGCCCACCTCGTCGAGGAACAGCGTGCCCTCGTGCGCCAGCTCGAAGCGCCCGAGCTTTCGTCGGATGGCGCCGGTGAACGCGCCGCGCTCGTGGCCGAACAGCTCGGACTCGAGCAGGCCCTCCGGGATGGCCGCGCAGGAGATGGACACGAACGGCTTCTCGCGCCGCAGGCTGGCGTCGTGGATGGCGCGCGCCACCAGCTCCTTGCCGGTGCCGGACTCGCCCAGCACCAGCACGGTCGCGTCGGTGGGCGCCACCTTGCGGATCTGGTCGTGCACCCGCCGCATGGGCTCTGAGCTGCCCACCAGCCCGTGCGGCTCGCGCTCGCGCACGCGGTCCTGGTCGAGCACCTCGGCGCGGGCCCGCGCGGTCTGCGCGCCGCGCCGCTCGCGGGCGATCTCGATCGCCTTCTCCACCCGGGCGCGCAGCGCCTCGGTGCTGAACGGCTTCTCCAGGAAGTCGATGGCGCCCTCGCGCATCGCGTCCACCGCGGTGGCGATGGTGCCGTGGGCGGAGATCACCACCACCGTCGCGTCGGGGTCCTCGGCGCGGAGGCGGCGGACCACCTCGATGCCGTCCACCGGCACCATTCGCAGGTCGGTGACCACCACGTCCGCGGCGCGCTTGCGGTAGGCGGCGATCGCCTCGGCGCCGCCGCGCACCGCCAGGACGTCGTGGCCGAGGCGGGCGAGCGTGATGACCATGCCCTCCCGAAGCGCGTCGTGATCGTCGGCCACCAGGATCCTTGCCATCGCGGGGGCAGTCTAATCCGGATCCCCGCCCGCGCGACCGCGCCGCATCCCCCGGACGCAGGGCGGGCGCGGGCGGGCGGGCGCCGGCCGCTCGTTTTTTGGCGTGGATGCTGCGACATTTCGCATTTGTCAGCGGGTGGGCGGTGGTTACGGATCAGGGAATGGCGGCCGGCAGGCCGCCCGGGTGATCCCAATGAACAAGAAGACCGCCGGCTTCAACGTCGCCTACATCTTCCTCGCCGCGCTCGGCGTCCTCATGGTGCAGGACTGGTGGGCCCGCTCGCAGGCGGTCGCCACCCTCCCCTACAGCCAGTTCCAGCAGCTCGTCCGCGAGGACAAGGTGGCGAAGGTCACCGTCTCGCAGGACCAGGTGGCGGGCGAGCTGAAGGAGCCGCTCAACGGCAAGACGCGCTTCGTCGCGATCCGCGTGGACTCGGACATGGCGAAGGAGCTGGACCAGCACGGCGTCACCTACGCCGGCCGCTACGACAGCGACTTCGTGGCGATGCTCCTGTCCTGGGTGGTGCCCATCGCGCTGTTCTTCGGCGTGTGGCTGCTGCTCAGCCGGCGCATGGCGAAGCAGCTCGGCGCGGGCGGGCCGGGCGGTGGGCTCATGTCGATCGGCAAGTCGAAGGCGAAGGTCTACGTCGAGACCGACACGAAGACGACGTTCGCCGACGTGGCCGGGGTGGACGAGGCCAAGGAGGAGCTGAAGGAGATCGTCACCTTCCTCAAGGACCCGAAGTCCTACGGCCGGCTCGGCGCGCGCATGCCGAAGGGCGTGCTGCTGGTGGGCCCCCCGGGCACCGGCAAGACGCTGCTCGCGAAGGCGGTGGCGGGCGAGGCGAGCGTGCCGTTCTTCTCCATCTCCGGCTCGGAGTTCGTGGAGATGTTCGTGGGCGTGGGCGCCGCCCGCGTGCGCGACCTGTTCGAGCAGGCCCGCGCCAAGGCGCCGGCCATCATCTTCATCGACGAGCTGGACGCGCTCGGGCGCGCCCGCGCCAGCATGCCGGGCATGAGCGGCGGCCACGACGAGAAGGAGCAGACGCTGAACCAGCTGCTGGTGGAGCTGGACGGCTTCGACCCCTCCGCCGGCATCGTGCTGCTCGCCGCCACCAACCGGCCCGAGATCCTCGACCCGGCGCTGCTCCGCGCCGGCCGCTTCGACCGGCAGATGCTGGTGGACCGGCCGGACCGGGTGGGCCGCCTCGCGATCCTGAAGGTCCACACGCAGCGGGTGGTGCTCGACGACGGCGTGAAGCTGGAGGAGGTGGCGGCGCTCACCCCGGGCTTCACCGGCGCCGACCTCGCGAACCTGGTGAACGAGGCCGCGCTGGTGGCCACCCGGCGCCAGGCCGACAAGATCTCGATGGAGGACTTCAACGTCGCCGTCGAGCGGATCGTGGCCGGCCTCGAGAAGAAGAACCGGCTGCTCAACCCGCGCGAGCGCGAGGTGGTGGCGCACCACGAGATGGGCCACGCGCTGGTGGCGGCCGGCCTCGCCGGCACCGACCCGGTGCACAAGATCTCGATCATCCCGCGCGGCATCGGCGCGCTCGGCTACACGATCCAGCGGCCCACCGAGGACCGCTACCTCATGACGCGCGAGGAGCTGCAGAGCAAGATGGCGGTGCTGCTGGGCGGCCGCGCCGCCGAGCGCCTCGTGTTCGACCACCTCTCCACCGGCGCCTCCGACGACCTCTCCAAGGCCACCGAGATCGCGCGCAGCATGGTCACCCGCTACGGCATGGGCGAGGCGCTCGGGCCGGTGACGTACGAGACCGAGCCGAACGGCTACCTGGGCGAGCTCGGGAC encodes:
- a CDS encoding M24 family metallopeptidase — encoded protein: MDIPALQRALAESKLDGWLLYDFHGQNPTAVSALDLAGHMLTRRWFYLVPRAGEPVALVHQIELGSFPRHVPGARRGYSSWQSLRGELSALLGGLGPRARIAMEYCPEGAIPTLSRVDGGTLELVRGYGVEVVSSAELVQRFLCRWDDAQVESHRRALAAIDAAKDEAFQRIGAAQRKGERILETDVQRFLMERFAAADLETDHPPIVAVNGHAGDPHYVPSEATPTPVERGDLVLIDLWARGKGPRDVYADITWVGYCGEKPPPKVQEVFDVVSGARDVGLATVEQAFRDGRTLQGWEVDRAVRDFIWSKGYGERFVHRTGHSIGTNVHGDGVNLDDLETHDTRTLIPGLAFSIEPGVYLPDEGLGVRCEIDVFLAPEGPKVFAKIQRELVRI
- a CDS encoding MBL fold metallo-hydrolase yields the protein MSMTFPGLPPPPPPPEPVLATAVVLHRDGPRGREAFLVRRGRDLRFAGGWHAFPGGRLDPEDARVPVEGAQGEDARLVACAARELFEETGVLAARGRERVPAAAREAARRALLDGTLAFGDFLAAHGLGLEAAAFTPAGRWVTPEHLPLRYDARLFLLPLPPGEAPVVWPGELADGAMVPAADALGAWGRGQMLLHPPNLHALRVLDRPGPIDLAALRDPPHRDGPICRRIEFQQGFFLAALRTPTLPPATHTNAWLLPAEGGLAVVDPGAPDPAEQAVLFGLLDALAAERLPPREIWLTHAHPDHVGAVAALSARYGLPVRAHPLAAGRAGAPVEPLGEGDRIGDGGRFRVLETPGHAREHLAFLDERSGALVCGDLVSTLSTIVIDPPEGDMAEYERQLARVEALGPRTIYPAHGPPAPDAVGKLAAYRGHRREREALVVAALAAGGTLAEITARAYADTPAPLHPVAARSCLAVLEKLRGASRAEEAGGVWRAR
- a CDS encoding toxin-antitoxin system YwqK family antitoxin, encoding MTAGLVWALAAALALLAGAPLDCPPGTEPRGAAPPEGFEAWCAGKDAAGNDRREGPARTWYDDGAPWTEGAYREGERDGPFVEYHRNGRRAREGAWAHGAKHGRWTIWYESGQVEETSGWRAGVQDGAFASFWPGGARRAAGRHCGGAQCGRWTSYDEAGRELGAVDYGEQTHTP
- a CDS encoding sigma-54-dependent transcriptional regulator; its protein translation is MARILVADDHDALREGMVITLARLGHDVLAVRGGAEAIAAYRKRAADVVVTDLRMVPVDGIEVVRRLRAEDPDATVVVISAHGTIATAVDAMREGAIDFLEKPFSTEALRARVEKAIEIARERRGAQTARARAEVLDQDRVREREPHGLVGSSEPMRRVHDQIRKVAPTDATVLVLGESGTGKELVARAIHDASLRREKPFVSISCAAIPEGLLESELFGHERGAFTGAIRRKLGRFELAHEGTLFLDEVGEIPPSVQVKLLRVLQERCFERVGGEETVETDVRVISATNRDLTRMVAEGRFREDLYYRLNVVPIQLPPLRERPGDVDELAHAFLARLAPRIGRRVTSFAPEALELLRRHPWPGNVRELENVVEQALVFADGDAVRPQDLPEGIRHAPAPTGLPVPSGDRSLTDILEDLEQQLILAAYEKAKGVKAETARLLGIKPSALYYKLEKYGIVKQGERGEEGA
- the ftsH gene encoding ATP-dependent zinc metalloprotease FtsH, encoding MNKKTAGFNVAYIFLAALGVLMVQDWWARSQAVATLPYSQFQQLVREDKVAKVTVSQDQVAGELKEPLNGKTRFVAIRVDSDMAKELDQHGVTYAGRYDSDFVAMLLSWVVPIALFFGVWLLLSRRMAKQLGAGGPGGGLMSIGKSKAKVYVETDTKTTFADVAGVDEAKEELKEIVTFLKDPKSYGRLGARMPKGVLLVGPPGTGKTLLAKAVAGEASVPFFSISGSEFVEMFVGVGAARVRDLFEQARAKAPAIIFIDELDALGRARASMPGMSGGHDEKEQTLNQLLVELDGFDPSAGIVLLAATNRPEILDPALLRAGRFDRQMLVDRPDRVGRLAILKVHTQRVVLDDGVKLEEVAALTPGFTGADLANLVNEAALVATRRQADKISMEDFNVAVERIVAGLEKKNRLLNPREREVVAHHEMGHALVAAGLAGTDPVHKISIIPRGIGALGYTIQRPTEDRYLMTREELQSKMAVLLGGRAAERLVFDHLSTGASDDLSKATEIARSMVTRYGMGEALGPVTYETEPNGYLGELGTRRLYSEATAREIDVAVRELVEGAFQRASAILTDNRALLDLGAAELLARETLAGDELQALLGRVAGDGPRVAAASAAG